The segment AGCGGCCGCCCGCGATCGCCTCCAGCGCGTCCGGCGCCGCGGTGCCGACGATGGCGGCCATCGAGACGTGCCGTCCCGCCGCGTCGGCCTCGTAAACGCGCTCGGCGATCGTCGACAGGGCGTGGACGGAGGCGATGAGAAGGCCCGTCAGGGCGAGCGCCAGGACCGGCAGCACCACGACGAGGAAGCGCCGCAGCAGCGGATAGGGGTTGGCCGCCCCTGTGGGACGGGGCGCAGGGCGGCGCGCAAGGGACGGGAAATCCGTCTCGATAAGATCCGTTGCGGGCCCGGCGGCGACGTCCGAGGCGTGAGCGTTCGGCATGGAGACTCCTGGCACTGCAGCGGCCGGTCCGTCCGCCTCGCGCCGCGGGACGTGCAGACGGCCCGTCGCACTCGGGATCGCGATGCCGGTTTGCCGCTCCGGGCGATGTATTCCCGCGGCCGGTCCCCGCAACGCCGCGCACCGATCCGAAGGAACGATTTGGACCCTGAGGACAGCCTTTCGGACGATCGGACAACTTCGGCGGCGCAAGGTGCGGCGAAGGTCGCCCGCCGCGGTCACACGGTGACGTCACCGCGGCGGCCGAGGCCGTCCCGCTCGCCGCACCAGCCGGCGGGGCGCCGCTCCGGCATCAGCCGGGCGACGTCGGCCTTGGGCGGACGGCCGAACGTGCGGGCGTATTCGCGGCTGAACTGCGAGGGGGAATTGAAGCCGACCGCAAATCCCGCTTCGCGCGCGAGCATACCCTCGGCCAGCATCAGACGGTGCGCCTCCTGAAGGCGCAGCCGGGTTCCATATTGGAGCGGCGTCATCGCGGTGACCGCGCGGAAGTGGGCGAAGAACGACGAGCGGCTCATGCCCGTGAGCGCGGCCAGCTCGCCCATGTCGAGTTCGTCGCGGAAGTGCCGCGTCAGATGGTCCACGGCCTTCGCGATGCGCGAGACGCGACTGCCCGGCGCCGCGATCGCATGGACGAGCGCGCCCTGCGGCCCGTTCAGGAGCCTGTAATGGAACTCGCGCAGCACCAGCGGCGCCAGCGCCGCGGCCTCGTCGGGGTCGTCGAGCAGCCGCACGAGGCGGACCGCCGTGTCGACGAGGCTCGGCGTCACCTCGGCGACCGCGGTGGCATGCGGCGCTGGGGCGCGTCGCGGCCTGCCACCAGATCCGAGATGACAGCGCGATCGAGCTCGACCTTGAGGCAGAGATAGGGCTCCTCGCGGCTGACCTCGACGACCGCGCCGAGTGCCGGCAACTCCAGCCCGACGACGAGGTAGTGTCCCGGATCGTACACGAGGTCGCGACCCGCGATGCGCACGTTCTTGCGACCCTGACCGATCAGACAGCACGAGGGCGGATAGGTCGTATCGGCTCGCTCGCTGCGCTCGGACAGCCGGATGAGCCCGACGACCGGCAGCATCGTCTCGCGGGCGCCGTCCTGCTGCTGGTGGCGTGCGATCAGCGCGGCGAGGTCCTGGATCTGTTGCACGAGCCTGAAAATGGCGCGTTTGGACGATCGTGCAAGACTATCGCATCTCCGTTCTATCGGCACCGGCGCCCGGTGGCCACGTCAGACCCCGACCGCCATGAAAGCGGCAGGGAAAGGATCCGAATGGAGCGTATCGACAAAGTCATCCTCGTGACCGGTGCCAGCAGCGGGATCGGCGCGGCGATCGCGTCCGAACTCGGCGCCGCCGGCGCGAAGGTCATGCTGGGGGCCCGGCGGACCGACCGGCTGGACGCCCTCGCCGCCCGGATCAACGAGGCCGGCGGAACGGCGCTCGCCGCCCCGCTCGACGTCACCGACCGCGACGCCGTGCAGGCGTTCGCGAACCGCGCCCTCGACGAGTGGGGCCGGATCGACGTCCTCGTGAACAACGCCGGCGTCATGCCGCTGTCGCCGCTCGCCGCGCTGAAGGTCGACGAGTGGGAGCGGATGATCGACGTCAACGTGAAGGGCGTCCTGTGGGGGATCGCGGCCGTCCTGCCGGCAATGAACCGCCAGGGCTTCGGCCAGATCGTCAACATCGCCTCGATCGGCGCCCTCGCCGTATGGCCGAACTCGGCGGTCTACTGCGCCACGAAGTTCGCCGTGCGCGCGATCTCCGACGGGCTGCGTCAGGAGAGCGATCACATCCGCGTCACGAACGTGAACCCGGGCGTCGTGGAATCGGAGCTCGCCGATTCGATCACGGACGAAGCGGTGGCCGAGGCGATGAAGACGTGGCGTGCCATCGCCCTTCAGCCGGACGCGATCGCGAAGGCCGTGCGCCACGTCGTCGAGGCACCGGCGGACGTCGACACCAACGAAATCACCATCCGCCCCACGGCGGCGGCACACTGATGAGCGGGAGCACCAACACGACGAAGCTGCGCAGAACGCTGACGGCCGCGGTCCTCATGACGATCGCGGGAACGGCACAGGCGAGCGAAACGGAGACGGCGATGACAGACCATCCCTATGTCGGCATGTGGGTGACCGAGGACGGGCACGTCCGCCAGGAGCTCCTACCGAACGGCCGCTACGACGAGACCCGAGGCACACGGCAGAGCGCCTACACCGGCCGCTACGAGATCGACGGCAACCAGATCCAGTACTGGGACGACACCGGCTTCACTGCCGACGGAACGTTCGTCGACGGGGTGCTGCATCACGGCGGGATGATCATGTACCGCGAGGAGACCGCACGATGACCCTCGCGCGGTCCCTGATCCGCCGCCGGCGGGCGCCCCTTGTCGCGGTCGCCGCCCTGCTCGCCTCTCTCCTCACGGCGCCGCTCTCCGCGCAAGCGCAGACGGCGGAGGACAACCGGCGTATCGTCCGGGAGGCTTACGAAGCGTGGGCGAGGGGCGAGAACGTCTTCGCCCGTGTGCTCTCCGAGGACGTCGTGTGGACGATCCATGGCTCCGATCCCGTCGCCGGCACATACGTCGGCCGCGAGGACTTCGTGGAGCGTGCGTCGGTCCCGCTCGTCTCGCGGCTCGTCGCCCCCATCCGGCCCGAGGTGCATCGGATCTGGGCGGAGGACGACACCGTCGTCGTACGCTTCTCCGGCAGCACCACCACCACCTCCGGCGCGCCCTACCATAACGAGTTCGTCTGGATCTTCACGCTGGAGGACGGCAAGGTGACCCGCGCCGAGGCGTTCCTCGACCTCGCCGCGTACCGGACCGTGGTGGAGAACAACGAGCCGCTGGACTGAGATTTCAGAGTCCAGGACGATCCCGTCGGCGGGACGGGTCGAGCGCGCCGCGCCACCAGCATCGCCCCGCCGGCCCCGCCACGCCGCAGTCGGCAGCGCGGTTCATCGTCACGACACGTGGCGCAGGCGATGGGCCGGAGGGTCGCCATGCAGTCGAGTCAGCCGGTAGACCGAGGCCGGGGGGAGGTTGGCGAGCGTGCCGCCGATCCGCTCGGCCCTCAGCCCCACCTCGGCGAGGAGCGGCGGCCCGACCGGGCACCGGAGGCCATAGGTGAACTGATAGAAGGCGCCGTCCGGCTCCAGCTTGTCGAAGGCGCCGGTGAGGACCCTGAGCACCTTGCCCGCCTTCATCGACAGGAGCGGCAGTCCGCTCACGACCGCACCGGCGGGCGCGCCATCGAACAGCTCGACCTCGCAAAGTCGCGCCGCGTCCATCCAGAGCGTTCGCGCGGCGGAATAGCGCAGTTGCAGCGCGATCGCGAACTCCGAGCCGAGCTCCACGAGGGCGAGGTCCTCCTGCCGGACGCCGCGGGCGATCAGCGCCCGCGTGAAGACGCCCGTGCCCGGGCCGAGCTCGATCACCGGCCCGGTCTCGTCCGAGATCTCGGACGTGATGAGGCTGGCGAGTGCCCGCCCCGACGGTGCGACGGCCGCGACCATGAGCGGATCTTTCAGCCAGGCGCGGAAGAAGCCGAACGCGTCGGCGACGGTGTCGTCGGTCATGGTGCCCCGTTTTTGCTGGAGGGCGGTCAGCACGGCGCGGAGGACGCGTCGGGTCGGCCCCTCCCCGTGCGGATCTTGCGCAAGGTCCAGAACAACCCGCCCTCCACGGCGAGGAGGGCGCCGAGCGCGGCGAGGGTGAGCGTCGTCATGTTCGTCGGCTCGCCCCACCGCGCCGCGCCGAAGCCGATGGCGATAAACATGGCGTTCCAGACCGCGATACCGAGGGCGGACGCGGCGAGGACGCCGCGCGGGCGCGCGCCGACCAGCGCCGCGAAGGCCGGCGCGAACAGACGCACGGTCGGAACGAGCTGAAGGGCGAACGCCAGAATGGTCTGCCGCCGTCGGACCGCCTCGATCCCGCGGTCGATCCGCTCGGCGGAGAGGCCGCACGAGCGTCCGCACCTCATGACCAACCGGGTGGATCGCGCCTCCCCCAGCCTGCCGACGCCGCAGAAGACCGCGGCGCAGCCGGTGACGCTGCCGAGCGTAGCCGCAGTGACGGCGGCGGGAAGGCCGAACGCGCCGTCCGCCGCCATGATGCCGAGCGCCAAGAGAAGCCCGTAGGACGGGATGATCGGGACGATGCGCTCCGCCAGCGCCAGGGCGAAGACGCCGGCGAGCCCATGGCCGCTTACGAGGGACATGCCGGCGCCGAGCGGATCAAACTCCACGGCCGGACCTTTTCGCGCCGGCCCTCTTCGGGGAGGACGGGATGGCGACCGGGCGGGCCTGCGGGACGCCGGTCATGGGAATCCAGCGCCCGTCATCGCCTCGGAGATCTCCCACAGCCGCGCGTTCGTTGCCGGATCGTCCGTCGCGGGCGGCACCTTGGCAGGCGCGGGGTGCCCGCGCGTCTCCCTCATGCGGTCCGGGCCGTAGTAGACGCCGGGAACGGCCTGCGGCGCCGTTCCGGCGTAGAGCATCGGCAGCGCGCCCTGGTCCACGGGCTGGAACAGGAACCACAGCGCCGACCGGGCGATCCCGCGCATGCTCCACCGGCCCGGCGCGTTGTGGAGAAGCTCGGTCCGCGCGATGCCGGGATGCGCGGCCATCGAGGCGACGCCCCACCCGCCGGCCTCGCTTCGGCGCTGCAGCTCGCGCGCGAACATCAGGCACGCGAGCTTGGAGCGGGCGTAGACCGGCATCGGCCTGTAGGACCACGTCGCGCCGAGATCGTCGAGGTCCATCGTACCGCCCTGCGCCGCGATGCTCGACACGGTGACGACACGCGCCCCCGCCCCGTCCCGCAGCAGCGGCAGAAGGCGCGCCGTGAGGGCGAAGTGGCCGAGATAGTTGGTGCCGAACTGCAGCTCGAACCCGTCCGCGGTCTCCTGCCGGCGCGGCGGCGTCATGACGCCGGCGTTGTTGACGAGGAGGTCGATGCTGCCGAAACCCGTCGCCATCCGCGACGCGAAGTCGGCGATGGACTCGAGGCGCGCGAGGTCCAGCGCCTCGAACGTGGCGAGCGCGCCGGGGACGGTCTTCGCGATGCGGAGGGCCGCCGCCTCCCCCTTCTCGGGGTTGCGGCCGGCGATGATCACGCCCGCGCCGGCCCGGGCGAGCGCCAGGGCGATCTCATAGCCGAGACCGCCCGTCCCGGTGACGACGGCCGTGCGTCCCTGCTGCGACGGGATGTCGGCCGCCGTCCATCGCGCTTTCGGTGTCGGTGCCAGCATCGTTTGCTCCTGTGGTCGATCGTGACGAGCCGTGCCGCCGGGCTCCGTTCCGAGGGAGGCGCCTCTGACGAGACGGACGGCCCGGCCGGCGCGCGCGTCAGCGGCCGACACGACGGAACTCCAGCGTCCGGCCGAGCATCGGCGTGCCGCGATAGGCGCGCAGCTCCATCGTCTCGCCCTCGACCGTGACGCGCGCCGAGGCGGTCTCGCCCCTCGGCGCCAGGTAGAGGCTGCCGTCCTCCAGCCGCTGGTCCTCAGGATCCCAGGTGAGCCCGGTGAGGAAGACGATGCCCTCCAGGGAGCGCCCCCTCAGAGCGGGATCGGGATTTTTGACGTCCCGCTTGAAGGTCCCGTCCGGCTCGACCATGAGCGCGCCGTAGATGATGCGGCCCGCGTACCGGTCGTCATCGGCGAACATCTCGAACCTGATGTCGCCGTTTGCGGTCTCCCAGATGCCGAGAGCCGCGTCCGGCCCCGACGACTGGGCGCAGGCCGGGCCGACGAGCGAGAGGCCGGTCTCGACGACCACGGCGGCCGTCAGCAGGGTGGCCCGTAAGGTCTTGAACATGCTTTCGATCCTTCGGAATGAGGTCGGTTTGCCAGCGGAGCACGGGTCACGGCGGCGGAGCCGGCGCGCCACGCTCGCGGTCGCAGGAGCCCGGTGGCGGACGTCGCGGTACGCCGGTTCAACCGGCCTCGGCGGCGAGGACGGTGCGGAGCCGCCCCGCCCCGGTGGTCTCGGCGAGCGCCAGCGGGAGGGAGCGGGGCCGGGTCCCCGTCGCGGCAAAGATCGCGTTGCCGACCGCAGCGGCGATGGGAGCGACGCCCGGCTCCCCTGCCCCGCCCGGCGGCAGTTCGCTCGGCACGATCTCCACCACCACCTCGGGTGCGTTCGCCAGTCTCGGCATGGTGAAGTCGTGGAAGTTGGACTGCTCAATGCGGCCATCGCTGAGCGTGACCCTGCTGATCAGGGCCGTGGTCAGGCCGAAGAGAATGCCGCCTTCCATCTGCGCGACGACCGCGTCGGGGTTCACCACGGTGCCGACGTCTACGGCGCAGAACACACGCGGGACCCGAACCTCGCCGTCGCCCGTTACGATGACCTCGGCGACCACAGCGACGATGCTCTCGAAGCAGTGCTCCATGGCGATGCCACGGCTGCGCCCCGCCGCCATGGGCGCGCCCCAGCCGGAAAGCGCGGCCACACGCTCGATGACGGCGAGGTGCCGCGGACTTCGGGCGAGGAGGGCGCGGCGATAGTCCACCGGATCGGTCTCGGCGGCGGCGGCGCACTCGTCGACGAACGATTCCGCGAAGAAGGTGTTGAAGCTGAAGCCGTTGGATCGCCACAGGCCGATCGGCACGTGCGAGGGGACGTGGACGCTGCGCACCCGCCTGGCGGGGAGCGCATAGTACGGCTTCTCGAGACCCTCGGCGGTGAGGCGGTCCCCGTCCGGGCTCGGCGTGATCGGCAGCGTGCGGCTCCCGATCGACTGCATCAGCGACTGCGCGGCGACGAGCGCATCCCAAGCGGCGGGCAGTCCGTCGGCGCCGAGGACGGCCGTCAGCCCGGCCCGCGCGTGGCTGCGATACATCGCGCGCCCGATGTCCTCCTCGCGCGGCCACAGGAGCTTGACCGGCCTGCCGGGATGGCGCGCGGCGAGGAAGGCGGCCTCGGCGACCACCTCCGTCTCGGTGCGGCGTCCAAACGCGCCGCCGTTCATGGTGATGTGGCTGACGACCTCCGCCGGATCGACACCGGCCCACCCCATGCCGCGAAAGACGGCCCATCTTGTGAGGCTGATCGACTGGGAGGGCACCCATGCCTCCGCCCTCCCGCCTGGCCGCAGCACCACGGTGGCGTTCATCGATTCCATGCAGGCATGGGCCACCAGCGGCGCGACGTAGGTCGCTTGGACGACCCGGGCTCCATCAACCGCTAAGGCCGCGCCGACGTCGCCGTCCTCGACGTGAATGTACGGCTCGCCGCCCTCCAGCGCGTCCGCGAGACGCGCGTCCAGCGCGTCGCTCGACACCGCGTCGGCCTCCGATGCGCTCCACTCCACGTCGAGCCGCGCGGCGGCCGTCTCGGCCTGCCACCAGGAGCGCGCGACGACTGCCACACTGCGGTCCTCGATGATCGCGACGTCGAGGACGTCCGGCTCGGCGCGGACCTCGGCCTCGTTGGCGATCCGCACCACCCTCGTCCCGAAGACCGGCGCGTGGCGGATCGAGGCGTGCAGCATGTCCGGCAGGACGACGTCGATGCCGAAGACCGGCTCGCCCTTCACCTTCGCCGGGATGTCGACACGACGCTGCGAGCGACCGATGATCCGCCACTCGGACCGCGGCTTCAGGGCCGGCCGGTCGGGCGGCGCCAACACGGCGGCCTGCCGCGCGAGATCCGCGTAGGGAATGCTTCGCCCCGACGCGGCGTGATGGACGGCGGCGTCGGAGGTGGTCAGCTCGGCGACGGGAACGCCGAGGCGCGCGGCACCCGCGGCAAGGAGCATGTGCCGCGCCGCTGCGCCCGCGACCCGCATCGGGTGCCACAGGTTGAGCGTCGACGCGGACGCGCCGGTCGTGATGAGCGGGATCGACGAGATCAGGCGCCGGCCGATCCACGTGACCGGCCCCTGCGGCTCCTCCGGGCGCACGCCCAGCATCTGGGCCCAGTGCGCATAAACGGGAAGAAGCTCCACTGGATGCTCGACGCTGATGCGCTCGTCGAACGGGATGTCCATTTCTTCGGCCACCAGCATGGCGAGGCCGGTGTGGATGCCCTGCCCCATCTCGGTGCGCGGCACCTTGACGACCACGCGGCCGTCGTCGTGGAGGGTCACGAAGGCGTTCATGACCGCGTCGTCGCCATCGACGAACCCGCCGAGGCCGTCGACGTCGACGGTCGCGAGATAACCGAGCCCGCCGAGCGCGGCCACGAGGGCGGTGCCGCCGAGGGCCGCACCGGTGAGGAGGAACGTGCGGCGGGAGAGGAGCTTTGTCATCGCCGGCCTCACCCTTCGGCCCGCAGTGCGGCGGCGCGGTGGATCGCGCGGCGGATGCGCGGGTAGGTGCCGCAGCGGCAGATGTTGGTGATCGCCGCGTCGATCTCGGCGTCGGTCGGATCGGGGACGCGCTCCAGAAGCGCCGTCGCGGCGACGAGGAAACCCGGCTGGCAGTAGCCGCATTGGGGCGCCTGCTCGTCGATCCAGGCCTGCTGCACCGCGGACAGCGTGCCGTCCGGAGCGGCGAGGCCCTCCACCGTCACCACGGTTCGGCCCGCGACGGCACCGAGCGAGGTCACACAGGACGGGGTCGACTGCCCGTCAACCAGGACCCGGCAGGCCCCGCACTCGGCGATGCCGCAACCGTACTTGGGCCCGAGAAGGCCGGCATCTTCCCTGAGCGCCCACAGGAGAGGCTTGTCCTCGGGCGCCTCCACGTCGACAAGGCGCCCGTTTAGCGTGAGAGAAACCATGGCGAACTCCACTACCTGATCGTCTGGCCGGATGAGCGATGCGCCGTGCGGGCCCGACCGGAGATCGGCGACCTGGAAAGGCGGGCCGCGAGGGGCCGTCCATCCTTCGAGCGCATCGTCGGAGTGGAAGATGCGGTTGCGGGCCCCTCCCCGCTTGCCCGTGCGCCCGAAAAACTTGCCTATTCGTCCAATCGCTCTGGCAGCGGCAGGGTCGACTGCGTAGCTACGCCAAGCACAGTCACACTTGCGGGGATGAGCGATGGCTTCGACGCTGACAACGGCCCTCGAGACCTACATCGCAGAGATGGGGGGCGGCGACGGCCTTTATGCTACGCCGATGCAGGACACCTTCATCATGCGCACGAGCCGGACGGTGATGCCGTTCCGCAGGCTCTACCGGCCGGCGCTGTGCGTCGTCGCGCAGGGGGCGAAGCAGCTGAGGGTTGGCGACGAAGTGCTGAACTATGCGGAAGGGACGGCGGTCGCCGTCACCGTGGAGGTGCCCGGCAACGGGACGGTGACCAAAGCGAGCGCGACCGAGCCCTTTCTCGGGCTGACAATCGACTTCGACCCCCGCCTCTTGCGCGAGGTCATGGAGCAGCTCGAAGCCCCGCCGACGCCGACCGACACGCAGCTCGGCGCCTTCGTCGAGACGCTGTCCGAGCCGCTCCTCGACTGCATGGCACGGCTCGTGCGCCTGCTGGCGACCCCCGAGGCCGTTCCGATCCTCTATCCGGCCATCCTCAAGGAGATTTACTTCTGGCTCCTGACCGGACCGAACGGCGGCGAGGTCGCCAAGATCGTGCGCTCGGACAGCCACACGCGGCGGATCGCCGACGCGGTCCACTTCCTGCGGCAGAATTATACGCGGACGATCCGGGTAGAGGAGGTGGCGGAGGCGGCGCGAATGGGTCTGTCGTCCTTCCACCATCATTTCAGGCTCATCACGCAGCTTTCGCCGCTGCAGTTCCAGAAGCAGCTGCGGCTCCTGGAGGCGCGCCGGCTGATGGTGGCCGAGTCGGCCAACGTGACGAGTGCGGCGATCAAGGTCGGCTACGAGAGCGTGTCGCAATTCAGTCGCGACTACACGCGCCAGTTCGGCACCCCGCCCAAGCGCGACGCGATGGCCCTGAAGGCGGTGGCGCTGCCGAACTGGGCGCCGGGCCTCACGCCCATCGCCGATGAACTTCTATACCGGGAGACACCGGCGGTCGAGCGCGTGCGGTCCCCGGTGGCGTTTCGGCCGACGCCGCACGTGGCCGCCGCCCGCGAAGCGGGGCGGCCTGAGCGCGAGCCGGCCCTCGGGCTGAGCGCCCCGTGACGGCGGCAAGTGTCCACTGCCGCACCGGTCTTCGTCGTCGGCCGCGAGCGTCGCCCGGCTCGCTGATGTCCTTTCGACGAACGCCGACGGCACAGCGCCTCGGGTAATGCACCTGCCGTCCGCGGCGCGCTCTGCGCTCGGGATGTGGCGAAGGCCGGGGGGATTGACGCGGATGCAGCTCTTCGACGATCTCCTGGAGAGGTTGCGGCTCGACAGCACGGTGTTCTGCCGGATGTCGCTGGCCGGCGACTGGGGCTTCACGAAGGCCGCGCTGCAGGGCGCACCGTTCCACATCGTTCTGTCGGGGCGTGCTTGGGTTGAACTCGCCGGCGAGCGGGGCTTCCAGCTGGCGTCCGGCGACGTCGTCATCCTGCCGGGCGGGCAGCCCCATCGTCTACTCGCCCGCCCCGGCGTCGCGCCGGTTTCCTGGAGCGATATCGCCGACGAGATGGGACTTTCCCCCTGGGAGCCTGGCGCTCGGTTCAAGGCGCTGGACCTTTCGTTCGGCGATGGCCAGCCCGTGACCCGCCTCATCTCCGGCGTCTTCGCGTTCGAGGATAAGCGCCGCAACCCGGTCCTCGCCGCCCTGCCGCCGATCCTGCACCACAAGACGAGTGGCGACCCTGAAGCCGCGCGGTCGGTGGCGAGCCTCGTCTCACTGCTCGAGACAGAGCTGGTACCGGATGCGCCGGGGGCCGCGGCCGTCTGCACGCGGCTCGCCGACATCCTCTTCATCCAGATCGTCAGGCACCACCTCGCCGCCGCAAGCCTCCCCGCAGGGTGGCTGCGGGGCGTCGCTGACCCCCGGATCGCCCCGGCTCTCGTCCTCATCCAGAACGCGCCGCACGAGACCTGGTCCGTGGCGGCGCTGGCGAAGGAAGTTGGAATGTCGCGCTCGCATTTCGCGGCACGGTTCCGGGACGTCGTCGGCAAGCCGCCGCTCGACTTCCTCACCGATTGGCGGATGTACCAGGCGACGATCCAGCTCGCGGACATCGGCGTGCCGGTAAAATCCGTCGCGGCGTCGATCGGGTATGCCTCGGACGTCTCGTTCAGCAAGGCGTTCAAGCGCTGGGCGGGTCATTCGCCCGCGGCCTACCGCCGGCGGCTCGGCAACGCGAACGGCGCCGAGGGGATCGAGGCGTGACAGGCTTGGACTGACGGTGTGGTTTCGTGGACGCCCGAGGCGGCGCGTCCGGGACCAGTTGCGACTACCTCTTGTTCCAAAGAGGAGTTTCGACGATGGCCTCATCCAGATCCGACGATTTGGTTCCCCCCGACACCCCCAAAACCCAGACCCGAGACGGCGGCGCCGGCTTCCCGATCACCCGCCGCGATGCGCTCGCGACCGGAGCGGCCGCCGCCGCAGCCGTGCCGCTCATGCGCGCGGGCGGCGCGGCGGCGCAAGGCGAGGCGGCGCGCTCCCCGCTTCGCCAGGGCGCCACCGTGGTGCGCGCGACCGTCAACGGCGAGTCGGTCGAGGTGGAGATCGATCCCCGCTCCTCCCTGCTCGACGTGCTGCGTGAGACACTCGGCCTGACCGGCGCCAAGAAAGGCTGCGACCACGGCCAGTGCGGCGCCTGCACGGTCCATGTGGACGGCCGGCGCGTCGCCTCGTGCCTCACCCTCGCCGCCAAGATCGACGGTCGCGAGGTCACAACCATCGAGGGTCTTTCGGACGGCGACACGCTGCACCCGATGCAACAGGCCTTCATCGACCACGATGCCCTCCAATGCGGCTACTGCACGCCGGGCCAGATTATGGCCGCGGTGGCGTGCGTCGCCGAGGGCAACGCGACGAGCCCCGAACGCATCCCCGAATACATGAGCGGCAACATCTGCCGCTGCGGCGCCTACGTCGGGATCGTCGCCGCGACCCTCGATGCCGCCGCCAAGATGGGAGAAGGCTGATGCAACCGTTCACCTACGCGCGCCCCGCGACGGCGGACGAGGCCGTCGCGGCGTTCGCCTCCGCCGGCGAAGGCGCCCGCTACATCGCCGGCGGCACCACGCTCTACGACCTGATGAAGCTGAGGGTCGAAGCGCCGCGTCACCTCATCGACGTCACCGCGATTGCCGGACTGGACGCGGTCGACACCTCGGGCGACGTGCTGCGGTTCGGGGCCTTGGCGCCGATGAGCACGGTCGCGCGCGATCCGGTTTTGGAGTGCGATTACCCGGTGCTCGCCGAGGCGCTGTGGAAAGCCGCCTCGCAACAGCTTCGCAACATGGCGACCGTCGGCGGCAACCTCCTGCAACGCACCCGCTGCATGTACTTCCGTCACGGGGCCGGTTCTGTCTCGGGCGGTGTCGCGCCCTACCCGTGCAACAAACGCGAGCCGGGATCCGGCTGCGCCGCGATCGGCGGGCTCGACCGCGGGCAGGCCGTGCTCGGGACCAGCGCGGCGTGCACCGCCGTCTCGCCGGGCGACTGGCCGGTCGCGCTGACGGCGATGGATGCCGCCGTCGAGGTGCGCGGCCCAGGCGGCGACCGCACGATCCGGATCGCCGACTTCTACCGCCTTCCCGGCGACACGCCGGAGCGTGAAAACGTCCTGGAGCCGGGCGAGATGATCGTCGCCATCCTCGTGCCGAAGACGCCGGCCGGGCGGCGCTCGACCTATCACAAGATCCGCGACCGCGAGTCCTACGCCTTCGCGCTCGCCTCGGCGGCGGTGGCGCTCGAGATGTCGGGTGAGCGGATCACCGACGCCCGCATCGCGCTCGGCGGCGTCGCGACCGTGCCCTGGCGCTCGGCGGACGCCGAGGCGGTGTTGACCGGCGCCGTCGTGACGCGCGAGCGCGCGATGGACGCCGGACGGGCCGCATTCGCCGACGCGCGACCCGGCCGCCACAACGCCTTCAAGATCGAGCTCGGCGCCCGCACCGTCGCCGACGCCATTATGATCGCAGCCGAAAGGAACGCGTGATGCCCGTTGCACCCTACCCCGAGCGTGAGCGGTTCGACGCGCGCGAGAAGGTCCGCGGCCTTGCCGCCTACGCCGCCGACGTGCGGCTCGCGGGCATGC is part of the Acuticoccus sediminis genome and harbors:
- a CDS encoding AraC family transcriptional regulator, which translates into the protein MGELAALTGMSRSSFFAHFRAVTAMTPLQYGTRLRLQEAHRLMLAEGMLAREAGFAVGFNSPSQFSREYARTFGRPPKADVARLMPERRPAGWCGERDGLGRRGDVTV
- a CDS encoding SDR family oxidoreductase, whose amino-acid sequence is MDKVILVTGASSGIGAAIASELGAAGAKVMLGARRTDRLDALAARINEAGGTALAAPLDVTDRDAVQAFANRALDEWGRIDVLVNNAGVMPLSPLAALKVDEWERMIDVNVKGVLWGIAAVLPAMNRQGFGQIVNIASIGALAVWPNSAVYCATKFAVRAISDGLRQESDHIRVTNVNPGVVESELADSITDEAVAEAMKTWRAIALQPDAIAKAVRHVVEAPADVDTNEITIRPTAAAH
- a CDS encoding Atu4866 domain-containing protein; the encoded protein is MTIAGTAQASETETAMTDHPYVGMWVTEDGHVRQELLPNGRYDETRGTRQSAYTGRYEIDGNQIQYWDDTGFTADGTFVDGVLHHGGMIMYREETAR
- a CDS encoding nuclear transport factor 2 family protein, whose amino-acid sequence is MTLARSLIRRRRAPLVAVAALLASLLTAPLSAQAQTAEDNRRIVREAYEAWARGENVFARVLSEDVVWTIHGSDPVAGTYVGREDFVERASVPLVSRLVAPIRPEVHRIWAEDDTVVVRFSGSTTTTSGAPYHNEFVWIFTLEDGKVTRAEAFLDLAAYRTVVENNEPLD
- a CDS encoding class I SAM-dependent methyltransferase; amino-acid sequence: MTDDTVADAFGFFRAWLKDPLMVAAVAPSGRALASLITSEISDETGPVIELGPGTGVFTRALIARGVRQEDLALVELGSEFAIALQLRYSAARTLWMDAARLCEVELFDGAPAGAVVSGLPLLSMKAGKVLRVLTGAFDKLEPDGAFYQFTYGLRCPVGPPLLAEVGLRAERIGGTLANLPPASVYRLTRLHGDPPAHRLRHVS
- a CDS encoding DedA family protein; this translates as MEFDPLGAGMSLVSGHGLAGVFALALAERIVPIIPSYGLLLALGIMAADGAFGLPAAVTAATLGSVTGCAAVFCGVGRLGEARSTRLVMRCGRSCGLSAERIDRGIEAVRRRQTILAFALQLVPTVRLFAPAFAALVGARPRGVLAASALGIAVWNAMFIAIGFGAARWGEPTNMTTLTLAALGALLAVEGGLFWTLRKIRTGRGRPDASSAPC
- a CDS encoding SDR family oxidoreductase, with translation MLAPTPKARWTAADIPSQQGRTAVVTGTGGLGYEIALALARAGAGVIIAGRNPEKGEAAALRIAKTVPGALATFEALDLARLESIADFASRMATGFGSIDLLVNNAGVMTPPRRQETADGFELQFGTNYLGHFALTARLLPLLRDGAGARVVTVSSIAAQGGTMDLDDLGATWSYRPMPVYARSKLACLMFARELQRRSEAGGWGVASMAAHPGIARTELLHNAPGRWSMRGIARSALWFLFQPVDQGALPMLYAGTAPQAVPGVYYGPDRMRETRGHPAPAKVPPATDDPATNARLWEISEAMTGAGFP
- a CDS encoding DUF2147 domain-containing protein, encoding MFKTLRATLLTAAVVVETGLSLVGPACAQSSGPDAALGIWETANGDIRFEMFADDDRYAGRIIYGALMVEPDGTFKRDVKNPDPALRGRSLEGIVFLTGLTWDPEDQRLEDGSLYLAPRGETASARVTVEGETMELRAYRGTPMLGRTLEFRRVGR